The Alkalihalophilus pseudofirmus nucleotide sequence ACACCCTCTTTTACAAATCCAGACTTTTCATTACAAGCAATGGCAGAAGAATTAAAGTCAAACACTCAGACATTTACCTCTTATTTATATACTTTTAGGATTTCCAGCTGCTACCTCAACGAACATTTTTCGTAACAACAGAACCCATCAGCAAAGACTTTTACCCTTGAATCGTCCCTCTCTTGTCTCGGCAGTCAAATAATAAATGGATCAGACTTTCATAGTATGGTAGAAATTCTTCGTTTTTTATCATCTTCAAAATCTCTTCCTTACTAGCCCATTTCACGGCTTGAACCTCCTCATACTGTAGCGTGAGCGTATGTAATGACACATCTTCTTGAATTAAATATAAGTCATCAAATCCATTCTCAAAGTTAATCGTTAAGTGAGGTCGGATATCCTGAAAATCTATGTGCAAACCAATCTCTTCATGTAATTCTCTTTGCGCAGCAATTTGACTTGTATCTCCTGCAATCGCACTCCCTCCTGCAGTGAGATCCCAGAGATCAGGCCATCCATCTTTAAAGGACTGCCTTTGCTGAATGAGCATTTCTCCATTTGAATTAAAAATGCATACATGAATTACTAAATGAAAATCCCCAGGTTCAAGCTCTTTACCTCGAACCCATGTGCGGTCTGTCTTCCTGCGATTGATATCATACACATCCCATAATTCCACAAGTGTACCTCCTGCTTTGAGTTTATATAGTTACAGGTAAAGCCTATTAATCTTTATACAGTGAGCGCAACAAATGATGTTAAGAAAACCGTGCTCAAACCGTTTACTTTGTAATGTTCCATTCGTTGTTTAAGGTTGATTTATCTTAATTTCATGACTCCCCCTAATTAACTATTTCCTAAAATTAATATCCCTCTTTAGTTTAACATTAATTTCCTTTTCATTAACTTAAAAAACATACCTTGTATAAGGAGGGCAGCCGTTGAGACAAAAAAGGGAGACACCTCTTCGTATATGAATAGTGTCTCCCGTATGGTTGTTCTTTGGTGTTTTCTCACCAGTAACCGAACCTGTAAGCTTTTTTGGTATTAATAATTAATCACATTTCTTCGTCATGTGTAATGGCGGCGGGATTAACCAGCCTTTTTCTTTGTTTAGCTTTAACACTTTAGCGCCGAATTGAGCTTTTGCTGCATGGAACTGGCCATACATCATAGCGATATCTTCTCTGATCGATTGCCCCATCGCTTGGCTGCATGCTACAAGACCGGCAGCTGAGTCAGCTGACAATTTCGCACCGATCTCAGGGTCCATAAAACGAGCTCCAGCAGGAATTGATTCCAGGTCCGCACATGGACGTTCCGGTGATGCTTGTGGAAGTCCTACTCCATTTGCTTTAAGCAGCTCTTCTAATTGCTTGTTCTCGTTTTGTAATCCTTCAATACCTTCTTGAACAAGCTTTTGTAAGTCTTGATCACCGGCATGATTTAATAACGATTGATAGCCAGCAATCATTCCGTTATTTGCAAGTACATTGCTCCATACTGTAAAAACTTCCCCGTAATGCATAGGCTCATCTTGCGGATTCCCACTTAAAATACCCATAACGACACTCCTCGCTAATTTTTGTAGATTCATCATATACCTCGTTTCAGGTGAGGGTTGACATGTCACAGGGGTTATTGTTTGCATTAGAACATTCAAATATGCAATATCTTCATGATAAATGGGTATTATAAGTATGGTACTTCAGCTAGGAATCCAGTTCTTCTTGATAATTTTTCCGATATTTGGACCAATTGATCCATGCTAAAATAATAAAGCTTAATGCCATAATACCAAGCTGAAGCGGGTCGCGATTAAAACCAAATAAAAGATTTATTGCTGCAGCAATAGGAATGAGTAATAAACAGATGATGGCGAGTACTTTATAAAATGTCCGATTATCTTTTGTTGATTGATTCACAGTTTCACCTCAATTTAATGGGTAATTTAAAATGATTTACTGTTAGGATTGTAACATAAAAAACGAACAGCTGATTACACTGCTCGCCAAAACTTGTTTAGTACTCATAAAATCCTTTTCCGCTTTTTCTTCCTAACTTTCCTGCCTCTACCATGTTCTTAAGCAATTGAGGTACCCGGTATTTAGGATCGTTTGTTTTAGTATATAAAGCATCCTGAATATGAAGCATCGTATCTAAACCAATCATATCTGCAAGCCATAATGGACCGATAGGATGATGAGCTCCTAATTTCATGGCTTTATCAATATCTTCTGGGGAGGCTGTGCCTTCCTCTACAAGATAGACCGCTTCACAAATTAATGGGACAAGAAGACGGTTCACCACAAATAGGGGTGTATCCTTTACTCGAATGCTTTCCTTGTTAATGTTCTCTACTAGGCTTTCAGCTATGGCTAATGTTTCTTTGGAAGTTTCTTCCGTTGCGGTTACTTCTACGAGTTTCATGAGCGGCACTGGATTGAAAAAGTGTAATCCTACGACGCGGTCTCGCCTGTTCGTAACAGAAGCCATTTCTGTGATGGATAAACTTGACGTGTTAGATGCTAGAATTGTTTTTGCATCACATAATTCATCTAGTTCTTGGAATATGATTTTCTTCGCTTCTACATTTTCAATAATGGCTTCAACGACCACTTCTGCATCTTTGAGCTTCTGTTTATCTGTTGTAAAGTGAATATTATTTAGTACCTTATTAAACTCTATGCCGTCCTGTTTTTTGCTTAGTGTCTCTAAGCTATTTTTCATATTTACCTTTGCCTGTTGAAGAGCTTCTTCTGAAAGATCGACCAGCACAACTGAGTGGCCGCTCATTGCGAACGATTGAGCAATGCCATTCCCCATAATCCCTGAACCTATGACTGCAAGTTTCATTTATGTTCCTCTCCTTTGTTAAAACAATCGGGTACATCGTGACTGTTTAATGGGAATTTTGCCGCTCTTTTCTCCAAGAATGCTTGGATTCCTTCTTTGGCATCAGCATTTTTCCCCGCCCAATAAAGAAATTTAGATTCAGCTAAATGGGAAGCATAGGGATGCTCTTGTCCGCTCATTTTCCAGATCAATAGTCGTGTAAAACTATTTGAAGTAACTGCTGTTTCTTGTGCAATCATCTTTGCGATTTCGTACGCTTTTTCTAATGGCTGTTCATCCACATATTGCACTAATCCATGATTGAGCGCTTCATCAGTAGGGATATATCTGCCTGTATACATCCATTCCAATGCTTTTCCCACTCCTACAAGACGTGATAAAAACCACCCAGAGGCAGCTTCTGGTCCGATCCCTCTTTTTGCAAATACAAAGCCGATCTTAGCATCTTTTTTCACGATCCGGATGTCCATCGGAAGCGTCATTGTCAGCCCAATCCCTACTGCAGGGCCATTAATCGCAGCGATGATCGGTTTTTTCGATTTATAGACCTGCAAGCTGATTCGACCTCCGCTATCTCGGTAATCTTCCATCTCTTCATTCGAAGAAAATGTCGAACCTCCCTCACTTAAATCCATTCCTGCACAAAACGCTCTGCCCTCACCAGTAACAATAATCACTCTAACCTCGTTGTTCTCATTCGCCTCTTTGTACACTTCTATCAGTTCTTCACACATTTCTTCTGTATAAGCATTCATTTTTACTGGGCGGTTCAAATACACCGTCAGCACACCTTCTGCAAGATTGGTTCTAATTGTTTTGTACAAAGCTTTGGACCCCCTCTTTGTATTCAATCTTTAGTTGTTGAATGATCTCGGCTGTTGTTTCGTGCTTTTTCACGTTGGTTACCCCATGTCCTGCTGACCAAATATTGCGCCATGCTTTGACATCGACCAAGTGCGAAAGATCAATATCATCTCTTGATTGCAGCGTTTTCGGATCAATACCTTCTTTTATGAGGCTCGGCTTCAAAATATTGGCAGACACACCGCTGAATGCATTGGTATAAAGGATATCGTGAGCAGAAGCTTGAATAACCATCTCCTTATACTCGGTATCCGCACTGCTCTCTTCGGCGGCTAAAAAACGTGTCCCCATGTAGGCATAATCCGCCCCCATCATTTTTGCAGCCGCTATATCTTTTCCGGTAGATATACTTCCAGATAGAATAATCGTTCCATGAAAAAATTCTTTTACTTCATTTATAAAAGCGAAAGGATTTAATGTCCCGCCGTGGCCACCTGCTCCGGCACAAACAAGAATCAGTCCATCCACTCCTGTTTCAGCCGCTTTTTTTGCATGGTTAACCGTCGCCACATCAGAATAGACTAATCCACCATAGCTATGAACCACTTCAATCGCTTCCCCAGGGTGGCCTAAAGAGGTAATAACAATTGGAGGTTGATAGTCTTTGATTAAGGTTAAATCTTCTGTGTATCGATTATTTGATTTTTTATGACAAATGAAATTAACAGCCCAAGGGAGCTCAGGTATTTCCTTTTTTATCTGCTTCATCCACTCCGCACATTGTTCAGCGGGACGAGCATTTAACAGCGGAAAAGAACCAATCACTCCAGACCTTCCCGCTTCAATGACCATTTCAGGAGTAGATACTAAAAACATCGGTGCAATAATTAACGGCAGTTTAGACATTCTCGATCACCATCGCAATTCCTTGGCCGCCGCCAATACATAAACTTACAACTGCGTATCTACCATTCCGTCTTTTAAGCTCATAAGCGGCTGATAGTAAAATACGAGTACCGCTCGCCCCTACAGGGTGTCCAAGAGCAATGGCTCCACCATTAACGTTGGTCTTCTCACGATTTAAGCCTAGTTCTTTTTCAACGGCTAAATACTGGGCAGCGAACGCTTCATTTACTTCAATCACATCCAGGTCTGCTAGCGTAAGATTAGCCCGTTGTAAAGCAGTCTTAATCGCTGGTACAGGTCCGATCCCCATTATGGATGGATCAACTCCAGCAACAGACCAAGAAAGAATTTTAGCAAGAGGGTTAATTTTATTTTCTTTGACAGCATTCTCACCGGCTAACACAACAGAAGCTGCCCCGTCATTAATTCCAGAAGCATTTCCAGCCGTTACGGTTCCTCCTTTTGTAAATGAGGATCTCAGTTTGCTCAATGCTTCTATGCGGCTGTCATGTTTGATATGTTCATCTTTAGTAATGAGTACATTTCCTTTCTTCGTTTTCACTTCAACAGGAACAATCTCTTGTTCAAATCGTTGATTCCTGCATGCATCAGCTGCTCTTTTATTGGATTCTACTGAAAATAGATCCTGTTCTTCTCTTGAAATCTCATATTGATTGGCTAGTCTTTCTGCCGTTAAGCCCATTCCCTCTCCTGTATATTGATCGGTTAACGTTACTAACAGCATATCCTCAAATGTTAAAGAGCCCATTTTCGAGTGTCCAAATCGTTGAGTAAAGTTTGAATAGGGCGATTGAGACATATTTTCAGCTCCGCCAGCTAAAACCACCTTGGCATCTCCTACTAAAATATGTTGGCAAGCGCTCACCACAGCCTGCAGTCCAGAGCCGCATAACCGATTCAGGGTTAATGCCGGTACTTCTTGTGGAATGCCGCCCTCTAGTCCAATATGCCTCGCTAAGTATGAGGCATTCTTTTCAGTATGAATCACATTGCCGTAAATCACATGATCCACTTGAGCAGGTTCGATATGTGAGCGTCTCATTGCCTCAACTGCTGTTGAAACGCCTAGTTTTGTAGCCCCGACTCCGGCAAAAGAGCCACCAAAGGCCGTAAATGCTGTTCTTGCCCCTTCCACTATATATACGTCCGTCATTTTATTCCTCCTCATGTAATGCAAATGAGCCTTTTAATTTAATCTCTTCTCTATCATCCGTTATCTCTATTAGACCTTCTCTCCAACCACCCGTAGCCGACTCTGTGCACTTAGCTTGTATAATTAATTGATCATTTGGATAAGTAGGGCTCATAAACCGAACTTGAATCCTTCTTAATTTTTGATGTGGAAACCATTCTTCAATGGATCTTGCAGCAAGCCCCATCACATACATCCCATGCGCAATAATATCTCGATGCCCTTGATTCTTGGCACAATCCGGCACTGTATGAATCGGATTAAAATCCCCAGATGCTCCCGCGTATTTCACAAGGTCAATCGGCTCAATCGGTCCCATCATCATCGTTTTATGATTCATGTCCGCCTCCTTTTATATCGATTATAGTGGACCGAGCAATTAAAACGAGTTCCCCAAATTGATTGTGATAAATAGTCTTAGTGTAGTAAAATGTCTTCTTTTGTTTGACTACTTCACGCTCAAGGGTGACCTCTGCTGAGATTGTGTCGCCTGAGAACATATCCCTTACATACTCATACTCTAGCTCGCCGTGAAGGACATGTTGTGGACTGAGATTGAGCTCTTTGAAGAATTGATAGATATCACGTTGGTTTGTATAATCGATCACCGTGGCAAAAGTAGGGGGCGCCACCACCCCTCTGTATTCTTTTTCTATAGCTGCTTGTTGATCGTAATAAATAGGATTGGTCAAACCAAGTGATCGTGCGAACTCCCTTACTTTCCCTTGCTCTATTTTAAAAGGCGTATAGTTATGACTTCGATTAATTCTCATGTCATCCCTTCTTTATTTAAATAATCTGAATTTAGTTCCCGTAACTCATAAAATAGATTTAAATAATCTGATGAGATCGTGTTAAATGCGCCATTTCAAATAGATTGGCAACCGAGTGGTTTAAGTGTTTGAAACGAGGATCTTCTATCTCGCCTCGATGCCAGCGGTTATAAATCTGCTGCAAAATGACAGCAAGCTTATAAAAACCAAAGGCTGTATAATACGTAATCTCAGATACGTCACGCCCGCTTTCATTCGCATAATGTTCGATAAATTCTCTCCGGCTTAAAAAACCTGGCTGGTCTGTGATAATATTTATACCTAAATCAGGATCATCCGCTTGACCCCAATAAGCAACTGTCGACCCAAGATCTGTCATCGGATCACCAATTGTTGATAGCTCCCAGTCTAGTACCCCGCAAACCATACTCGGGGCCTTTGGGTGTAATAAAAGATTATTTAGTTTAAAATCGTTGTGAACGATCGTGGTCTCTTTTGTTTTCGGACGTTTTTCAGTGAACCAAGCTTCTAAGTCAGCTAACCCGGCATAGTCTTCCGTTTTCGCTTGTTTATATCGCTTCATCCACCCATATACTTGCCGCTCTAAGTACCCTTCAGGTTTTCCAATATCCGATAAATCAGCTTCCTGATAGTTAATAGACTGCAGCTCTATCATGGCATGAATCACACTTTTCGAGATAAGGGGCCCTGCTTCCTTTGATGTACCATACTCTTTAGGTATACAATCATCTATTGTCACGCCTTGCTTTTTCTCCATTACATAAAAATGCCTGCCCATGACCTCTTGATCCTCACTAAATAAATAAGGTTTAGGAGCCAATGGATATACATGACTAACCTTCTTTAAAATTGAGTATTCTCTTTGCATATCATGCGCTTTTGGCGGAATGGCTCCAAACGGCGGCCTTCTAAGAACGACCTCAAACTCTCCAAATGATAATAAATACGTTATATTCGAATAGCCTTCTGAGAATTTTTTGACGATCATCTCTGCATCAGGAATATCATCCAATGATGCTCGCAGGAGATCTTCCAGCTTACCCCAGTTAACGTATTGATGATCGATACGTTCTTCAGATTTTCTCATAAAAGTCCCCTTTCTATTAGGTATTTTTTCTATAGGTTTATTTTCCTGTAAATTGAGGAGCGCGCTTTTCTTTAAAGGCCTTAACCCCTTCTTGCATATCTTCTGTTAAGCATAAACGGGAGAATAACCTGGACTCTAGCTTTTGACCTTCTTCAAGAGTTCCTTCAAGTCCTTGATCTATGGCTAATTTAGCTTTTGAAATCGCAATGGGACCTTTAGTTGCTATTTGTTCAGCTAACTTTCGGGCTGCTTGATACGACTCACCGTCCTCAGCAACCTCCTCAATCAGGCCGAATGCATAAGCTTCAACAGCAGAGATAGCCGCTCCGGTAAAGATCATTTTCTTTGCCTTCCCTGGTCCGACTAACCTCGCTAGACGCTGAGTGCCTGCGTATCCCGGCAGAATTCCTAAGCTTGTTTCTGGAAGGCCTAGCTTTGCTCTTTTTTCTGCAATTCGAATGTCACAAGCAAGCGCCAATTCTAATCCCGCTCCTAGTGCCAGCCCGTTAATTGCACAAATGACTGGAAAAGGTGCGTGGGCGATTCGATCAAACACCTTTTTTCCTTTCTCAACGAGCTCTATGCCACTCGTTTCAGTTAAACTTGGAAACTGACGAATATCTGCGCCTGCAACGAACGCTTTCTCTCCAGCAGCTCTTATAATCAGAGCTCTGCACCTTGGCTCTCTCAATATATTTTCCATGACTACGTCTAGCTGGGTAATCACCTCATCTGTTAATACGTTTAAAGGAGAGTGATTGATGGTAAGAGAGGCAAAATCTGAGTTTATTTCATATGTGACAAGTTGTGTGTCCCCCATAGTTCCCTTCCTTTCTCGTTCTTAATCATTTATTGAGCAGCTACAAAACGGCCATGTTGATAAATAGGTACTGCCTTCAAGTTTTCAATGTTTGAAAGAACCCAGTGAATGGTGTGTTCATATCCTGTTTGACTCAGCAAGTCGGCTGTTTCTGTTGTTAGCAGATTGATAAAATGTTTGGCCCGCGCCTGTTGATAGGATTCTCTCGCACTTGTTGCAGCATCTGAGAGAGTAAACGTGCCCTGAGTAAGAAGGTGATCAATCAGCTGACCTGCCCCGACAAAATCTTCGATCGAAAATCGTCCGGCATTTCCTGAACAGATGAGGACAACAGATGAATCATCCCCCTTTAAAACAATATCCTCTGACACTCGGTCTCCATTTACTAAGGAGGATGCATATAATCTCTTTGCAAACTGAGCTTTTTGTATCGCAACCGTTCCATTTGTAGAGCAAATTACAGCCGATTGCTTACCCACTGGATGTTCAATAAGGGTAGGATCGGGATAGATAAATTGATCGATCGATTTTCCATTCGATTCTCCCATCAATAGGCAAGGAGTTTGAAGTGTATTTGCTTGGTCTAAAGCAATGGATGCATCTTTTACGGCAAAGACTTCCGTATATTGACTCTCAATTAATGCCGTGATGGTTGATGTAGCCAAAAACACATCAATTACAACTGCCGTGCACCCACATATTAAGTGTGAATCTACAAGTTCTTTTTGAGTAATGACATGAATTTTCCGCATAGCACCTCAACCTTTTTGATGATCAGCATTTTTATCGGATTTAAATAGTAAGGTCGGTTCTTTCACTAAAAAATTTTTAAGTAATAGAAACATATTTTCAATAATGATTAAGAAAAACGAAAGCGGGATTAAAAAGAATAAAGGGTAGAGCGGATAGAGCGTTCCTGCTGCCGGAAACGACATTTGCCTGGCTAACCCATTCATGGCGTAATCGAGCGTATACTTTGCCATAATGACCAGGATAAAGACCTCAATTACCAGCATCCCAATAATTAAACACTTTCTAATCGAACGCTTACACTTTTCGATGAGTAAATCCATGCGCGGCAGTACACCAGACGCGTAAATATAAGCGAGTGCCGGGAAGACGACGAGGGGCATAAAGTAATTTTGTACGATTTCAAATCCCCCGTTAATAGAGTTGCTAAATACATTTCGCAATACCACATCAAAAACAATAAAAAACATCATGCCGAGTAAACTAATGCCACTGATCCATACACCGGCTATTTTCATATAGTCAAACCACTTGTACGCTATCTTTAGGCCATTCATATCCATCATCCTTTCGTTCCTCATTTCATGGAATCAGGCAAAAATGTTACGATACTAGGAAATGCAATCATTAAGCCACAAACGATTACTAATACTGCTAGAGCAAAAACCATACCGATCTTAAAAATCGGTTCTAAGCGGATTTTACTCACACCTGAAACCGCGTATACACTCAACCCAACGGGCGGTGTGATGAGGCCGATTGTACATAGGATCCCTACAAAGACCCCGAACCATAGTAAGTCAACCTGAAGAGCCGTCATTATCGGAAGAAGAACTGGAATGGACATTAAAATAACCGCAGCCCCTTCAATAAACATGAATAGTACAAACAGAACGAGTGAAATGACAATCAACACAAGGGCTGGTGTATCCATAATTGGTTCTAGAAGCGAAAGCAGCTTTCTAGGTAGTAGAGATAACGAAACAAAACGCCCGAAAATCTGAGCACCGATCATGATTAACATGACCATTCCTGTAAGTTTAAGAGTTTCAACAATTGAGACTTTGATAAATCTTGCATTCACTTTTCCAAGAACAAATGCCGTAACTAAACCTACAAATGCTCCGACTGCACCTGCTTCTGTTGGAGTAAAGACGCCCGAGTAGATCCCGCCAAAGATGATCATCATAATCAACATCGCAACAAAACTTACAATAAAAAGCCTGATCGGTGAAACGGTATGAGGAGCTTGTTCATTAATTAGTCCTGCTTCTATTTCAGCTGGCATCTCTTTTTTCTGTAATTTCAAGTAGACCAGCATCACTAAGATAAAGACGATCATGACCATAATTCCAGGGATGATCGCCCCTATAAAAAGTTTTCCCACCGGAGTTTCAGTAGCTACTCCATATAAAATAAGGATAATACTTGGAGGAATGATCCCTGAAAGTGAACCTCCTGCTGCAGCAATGGCTCCTGCAAGCGGTGCACTGTAACCATGTCTTCTTAATTCCGGTATGGCAACTTGCCCCAATGAAGCTGCTGTAGCCGTACCAGACCCAGAAACAGCCCCGAGTACGCCTCCAATGCACATCGTTAAAATACCTAAGATACTATTTTTCCCTCTGGACACTTTATGAACGATATGAAAAATATCTTTGACGATGTCTGAGTGAAGGATAAACTGAGCCATCAAAACATATAAAGGAATCGTCGTCAGGGTATAACTTGCGACCCGGTTAAACGGTTCATTGCCTAAAAGACCAGGGAGAGTAGAAAAACCCTCCAGTAAAATCAACCCAATCACACCGCTTGCGAATAACACCGAATGGATATAGAGACCTGAACTGAGAAAGAGCACTAACATTGTAAGGATAATGCCTATCACTATTAAACTGCTCATCTGTATCCCTACCTTTCTTGTATTCAACCAACAAGAAAGAACCTATCACCATTCGCAATTGTCCATTAAAGATAAACTGTCTGACATCGAAGTGATAGGTTCAACCTTTTTCTTATTTCCGAGCTTATTTGTTACTCCATTTCTTTTAATCCCTCTGGTACATCTCCACCTTGCTCGATGACAATATCACGCCATAAAGTAATTAAGTCCATGCCAGGCAGTCCTTGTGATTCTAATAGTTCTGCATAATTCTCCCATGTTTCTTCAATCCCTTGGTTAATCACATCTTGGACGCCTTGATCAAGATTGGTAAACTCAACAAACTCTCCGCCATCCTCAATATTTTGTTCAATTGCAGCTTCTGCACGGGTAATCCATTCCTCCGCACCAGGTGTAAAGATTTCTTCATTCGCTTGAGTCATAGCCTCTTGCACATGTTCCGGAAGTCCTTCCCACTTTTCATTGCTCATCCCAATAAAGGCATTAAAGTGTCCAAAGTTGACCCCTGTTACGGTGTATTTGAATAGATCTTGGAATCCGTAACCAGACCAGTCTGCAATACTGTAATAGCTGCCATCAAAGGCTCCTCGGCTTAGGGCATCGTACATTTCAACAGCTGGCATCGTGATACTATTGACACCAATTTTGTCTGAATATACTTCATGAATACGTGAGGGCGTACGAAGAGCCGTTCCTTGTATATCTGCTGCTGAGTTGAACTCTTTACCAGTAGTTGAGATGGAATATTCTTGAGTGGTTGAAATAGGGAAAACTTTAAAGTCGGCAAATTGCATCTCTTTATATGTTTTACCATCATCTAATTCAACGTCACTTTCTAATAGGGCTTTCCATGCATTCGATCCAATATGAGTATCTGAATGAGCTAAAGGAAGCATCGTGACTTCAGCCATCGGATATTCACTTGGTTGATAGATTGGCAGAACGAGCCCCACATCAATGGTTCCATTTAATACGGCATCCCCTTCATCTGGAACAGAAACGAGCTCTCCACCTGGGAATGTTTCAAATTCTACTTGACCTTCTGTTAACTCTTCTACTCTCTCCATCCAAGGAACCATCGTATCAGACCACCACGCATGCTGGGTACTTAAGCCAGTAGCTGCTCGAAGCGTAATAACTTCTTGATTTTCGGCTCCATCCTTATCCGTTTCTGGCTCGGAATCTGATGTAGTATTATCAGAACAAGCACCAGCTACAAGGAAACCGCTTACAACCACTGATAGGAAAAGATATTTCTTTAGACGTTTCATCACTAAATCCCCCCAATAATAATGTTTCTCTTCATTCCTTCATAGTCTGTAACCTTTTATCAAATCAATTAGATAAATACTCAAGGATGGACGACTAATTTTCCCCATGTTTGCCGGCTTCCTAATTCATCTAATGCCTGTGGAACTTCTTCAAAAGCATATTGCTGATAGATCAGAGGATCGATTTTCCCTGCCATATATAGTTGCATTAGATCCGCATGAGCTTTTTTCACTTTTTCCGGGAATAACTTTCTGAAGTAGCCAAAATGAACGCCGACGAGCGAATAATTTTTAATCAAGGCGTGATTCATTGGTGCATCAGGAATAGCTCCTCCTGCAAAGCCGATCAACAGCAGCCTACCGTCAAAAGCGATACATTTTCTAGAGCGGTGAAATACCTCTCCTCCCACTGGATCAAAAATGACATCAGCACCCTTACCTTTTGTCACCTCTTTTACCGTTTGATCAAAATCATCTTCACGATAATTGATGACTACGTCTGCTCCTAATCGTTTACAGACTTCCTGTTTTTCAACTGACCCAACTGTCGCAATAACTTTGGCACCAAGTGCTTTCCCTATTTGAATCGCAGCAGATCCAACCCCGCCAGATCCTGCATGTATTAAAAGACTTTCCCCTTTTTGCAAATTGGCTTTTGAAGATAGCGCGTAATAGGCCGTATGGTACGTAATGTGCATTCCTGCCGCTTTTTCAAAAGGAAGGTCCTCTGGAATGGGGTACAAAGCATCTTCCCCTACGGTGACATATTCAGTAAAACCACCGTTTGGGAGCTTCGGTGTGGCCAGTACACGCTTTCCTCTTTCAATTTTCACTCCCTCACCCTTTGCAACAATGATTCCAGCTACTTCAGCACCAGGCGTAAACGGGAGGGAAGGCTTCTCTTGATAAGTACCTTGGCATTGCAGGATATCAAAGAAATTAAGCGAGAACGCTTTTACCTGAATAAGTACTTCTCCTTTTTGTGGAACGGGCTTTGGTGTTTCTTTTATTTCTAGTGCGTCGTTTGGTTCTCCTATTTTTGTTACAAACCATGATTGCATTCCAACAACACCTCCTCTGCGTACAAATCTGTTATAACTGTTCTCTTAATTCCAATTTAGCAATATCTCTTAAGTGAACTTTGT carries:
- a CDS encoding TRAP transporter small permease; the protein is MMDMNGLKIAYKWFDYMKIAGVWISGISLLGMMFFIVFDVVLRNVFSNSINGGFEIVQNYFMPLVVFPALAYIYASGVLPRMDLLIEKCKRSIRKCLIIGMLVIEVFILVIMAKYTLDYAMNGLARQMSFPAAGTLYPLYPLFFLIPLSFFLIIIENMFLLLKNFLVKEPTLLFKSDKNADHQKG
- a CDS encoding NADPH:quinone oxidoreductase family protein — translated: MQSWFVTKIGEPNDALEIKETPKPVPQKGEVLIQVKAFSLNFFDILQCQGTYQEKPSLPFTPGAEVAGIIVAKGEGVKIERGKRVLATPKLPNGGFTEYVTVGEDALYPIPEDLPFEKAAGMHITYHTAYYALSSKANLQKGESLLIHAGSGGVGSAAIQIGKALGAKVIATVGSVEKQEVCKRLGADVVINYREDDFDQTVKEVTKGKGADVIFDPVGGEVFHRSRKCIAFDGRLLLIGFAGGAIPDAPMNHALIKNYSLVGVHFGYFRKLFPEKVKKAHADLMQLYMAGKIDPLIYQQYAFEEVPQALDELGSRQTWGKLVVHP
- a CDS encoding phosphotransferase family protein → MRKSEERIDHQYVNWGKLEDLLRASLDDIPDAEMIVKKFSEGYSNITYLLSFGEFEVVLRRPPFGAIPPKAHDMQREYSILKKVSHVYPLAPKPYLFSEDQEVMGRHFYVMEKKQGVTIDDCIPKEYGTSKEAGPLISKSVIHAMIELQSINYQEADLSDIGKPEGYLERQVYGWMKRYKQAKTEDYAGLADLEAWFTEKRPKTKETTIVHNDFKLNNLLLHPKAPSMVCGVLDWELSTIGDPMTDLGSTVAYWGQADDPDLGINIITDQPGFLSRREFIEHYANESGRDVSEITYYTAFGFYKLAVILQQIYNRWHRGEIEDPRFKHLNHSVANLFEMAHLTRSHQII
- a CDS encoding 2-phosphosulfolactate phosphatase gives rise to the protein MRKIHVITQKELVDSHLICGCTAVVIDVFLATSTITALIESQYTEVFAVKDASIALDQANTLQTPCLLMGESNGKSIDQFIYPDPTLIEHPVGKQSAVICSTNGTVAIQKAQFAKRLYASSLVNGDRVSEDIVLKGDDSSVVLICSGNAGRFSIEDFVGAGQLIDHLLTQGTFTLSDAATSARESYQQARAKHFINLLTTETADLLSQTGYEHTIHWVLSNIENLKAVPIYQHGRFVAAQ
- a CDS encoding enoyl-CoA hydratase/isomerase family protein translates to MGDTQLVTYEINSDFASLTINHSPLNVLTDEVITQLDVVMENILREPRCRALIIRAAGEKAFVAGADIRQFPSLTETSGIELVEKGKKVFDRIAHAPFPVICAINGLALGAGLELALACDIRIAEKRAKLGLPETSLGILPGYAGTQRLARLVGPGKAKKMIFTGAAISAVEAYAFGLIEEVAEDGESYQAARKLAEQIATKGPIAISKAKLAIDQGLEGTLEEGQKLESRLFSRLCLTEDMQEGVKAFKEKRAPQFTGK
- a CDS encoding TRAP transporter large permease — encoded protein: MSSLIVIGIILTMLVLFLSSGLYIHSVLFASGVIGLILLEGFSTLPGLLGNEPFNRVASYTLTTIPLYVLMAQFILHSDIVKDIFHIVHKVSRGKNSILGILTMCIGGVLGAVSGSGTATAASLGQVAIPELRRHGYSAPLAGAIAAAGGSLSGIIPPSIILILYGVATETPVGKLFIGAIIPGIMVMIVFILVMLVYLKLQKKEMPAEIEAGLINEQAPHTVSPIRLFIVSFVAMLIMMIIFGGIYSGVFTPTEAGAVGAFVGLVTAFVLGKVNARFIKVSIVETLKLTGMVMLIMIGAQIFGRFVSLSLLPRKLLSLLEPIMDTPALVLIVISLVLFVLFMFIEGAAVILMSIPVLLPIMTALQVDLLWFGVFVGILCTIGLITPPVGLSVYAVSGVSKIRLEPIFKIGMVFALAVLVIVCGLMIAFPSIVTFLPDSMK
- the dctP gene encoding TRAP transporter substrate-binding protein DctP produces the protein MKRLKKYLFLSVVVSGFLVAGACSDNTTSDSEPETDKDGAENQEVITLRAATGLSTQHAWWSDTMVPWMERVEELTEGQVEFETFPGGELVSVPDEGDAVLNGTIDVGLVLPIYQPSEYPMAEVTMLPLAHSDTHIGSNAWKALLESDVELDDGKTYKEMQFADFKVFPISTTQEYSISTTGKEFNSAADIQGTALRTPSRIHEVYSDKIGVNSITMPAVEMYDALSRGAFDGSYYSIADWSGYGFQDLFKYTVTGVNFGHFNAFIGMSNEKWEGLPEHVQEAMTQANEEIFTPGAEEWITRAEAAIEQNIEDGGEFVEFTNLDQGVQDVINQGIEETWENYAELLESQGLPGMDLITLWRDIVIEQGGDVPEGLKEME